One Orcinus orca chromosome 8, mOrcOrc1.1, whole genome shotgun sequence genomic window, tcagacagaTCTGTGTTCCTACCCCTTCTCCAGCAATTACTAATTACGTGACATGGAAACATAGATAATTCACAGTGGAAGTTTATTGCAGGGATATACATAAATATTGATGGAGAAGAATCCTCCCACTATCAGAATATCCCAGGTCCCCAATCCTGTCTCTGGGAATTGCAAAGTTCACAAGCTGCTTTACCTGCATTTACACTTTTCAAGGAGAGAACTTTATTGGGCAGACATGAAGCCACTCAGTAGGAAAGTTCCTGATCAACAACTTTTTTTATTAAGGAAGGGTCTTAGCAAACCTTTCTGTTCAAGATTTGTTCAGCTAATGAGGCAAAAAGCTGATGAGAGCCACTTTTCTCAATAGGTAACTGCGTATAAGGTGGGCTTCTGGTACATACTGAATTCTTGCctcctcatctgttaagtggggATAATACCAAGACCAGAACCTATACAAAGCGGGTGCTCAACAGATATTTTGAAAGGCAGCCTGGTGTAGTAAAAGATTTTAAAGACAGGTCTGCATTTTCAGACAGGGTCTGCTACCAGAGAATTTCAATGCCCTGATCTGTACAGGAGAGGAAACATCTGCTTTGTGGATGGTtgtaagttttcttttatttcgttttttttttttttttaaatgattgtagGAGCCAATGTCTAAGAAGTTctacttccattttaaaaatcaaacatggTCACCTGATGGGGAATAGTCAAGGATGAGGCAGGGGATTAAGGAGAGCAATGAAGGTGTAAAATAACTGCTGTAGTGATTAGGAGAGCAAACAGACCAGGAACTCACAAAGGGTTGCTTGTTTGTAACGAGGGCTTGGTTGAGGTTGGAGATCTTGAATATTTAGTGGCATTCACTACacagctttgtttttctctagCAGTGTGAATGGAGGAACAGAAATGTTAAAACAGCTGATACAAAAAGGACACAAAAATGGCAAGAAAATTCAGTGATGTATAGGCCACTCAGATTGCTGAATACAGAAGTAAATTCCACACTGAGGGAAATAATGAGGAAAGAACAGACAGGCTGGAATTAGAAATCACAGAACAGGCACAGTGGGAACAATCTGGGGTAGAGGAAGAGATGGAATCAGGAGATTACAGACAAGCAGTGAGACATTAAGGTAACATTCAAGAAGTCCTGAAGATttggctttcttcctttttttcccataaCCATCACCATCTACTTCTCCCTTAGGTTTTTATCCCTCGAGTCTGACTGTATTGCAGAATACGGTTCCACAAGTTTTCCCCTTTCTGACTGCTCCTGAAGACAAGCACACAGATCTTCTTTGTTTAAAGATTTTACTGCTCatcctaagaagacagaaaatattaaGTAAGTAACAACTTGAGGAAGTGGTTGACGTTCCAGAACACCCCAGAATTCTTACAGGTTTCATCTCTGTCTGAGGCTACTGACTTCCCAGGAGGTAGCGCCTAAAAGCCCTGTGGATTCTTAATCTGCTGTCCTTAGATATCTCTAAGTGAGCCATTTAAGTCAGACAGATTTAAGGACAGCTAGACAGAGTTCCCATTTTCTGTCATCTGGGCAGAAACCAACTTCTTGTCGCTATTACCAGTCTTAAAATTGTACCCACAGATGTCGCTTTAACCAGGTGCCTGGGAATGCTGACGTTTTCCTTCTACACATTGAAGGCAATTTCTCTGCTGCCAGGGCTGAAGCATCCTGACAGAATAATAAAGATGGTGTCAATCAAGTGGGCAAAGCTTCCTTGCCCAGAATATAAACCAAACAAAGTAAAAGTGGGTTTATTAGCTCCAGGAAAAGGAGCAACAGTACCCAGCTCTCAGGCAACTCCTCACTTTCTATATACAGGTCGCACCCAGCCCAAGGTCCACTGGCTCCTTAAATATGAGGGTCCATCCAGTGCCTCCCTTCCCGGGGTTGGGGACGACTAGCTCCCTGATGGCGAGGTTTCGGGCTGTTCGGCAGCAACACCTGGCACAGATGAGGCAGCCTCGTAGTCTGCGATGCGGCGCTGTACCAGGGCAGGCATGAGCTGCACGTAAGCGGCCATGAGGCGGTGGTTGGAATGGATCAGCTTCCCAGCACAGCTGTGCAGACAGGCCTCCTGGAAGGAAGACAGAGTGGAAGTAGAAGCCAAAGGTGTCTCGTCAGGTCCgtctccttccttcccatccccaGCCTAGGGGCGAGGGTCGTAGAAAGGCCAGTGCCAGAGGTAGGGGAAGTGGCGGAAGAGGGAAGCAGTCTACGGTTAACTCTGAGGACCGAGGGTAATCTCCCTACTCGGTTCCCCCACCTAACCTCCTCAGCATCCAGAGCTCGGTGGTGCAGGCTGGGCACGCAGCGCTGGAAGCAGAGTTCCGTCATCCGATTGTAGACCAACAGGAAGTCCCGCAGCTGGGAAGAAGGGGGACAAGGAACTCAGCGAAGAGGGGCCACATCTCAATTCAAGGCCGCGCCGCCCGAGCTTTCCCAGGACCGCACCCCATGGCCCGACGTTCCCAGCCCTCTGATGCCTGGTTCCTTGGGGTTCCCGCCATGCAGACAGGGATGCTAGCTGAACGCGTAGCCCCAAAGCTCCCACTCACGTTTctgagctgctgctgctgttgctgctgctgctgctgctccatCACGCCACCGGCGCGTGCCCTATGTCACTTCCTTCACAGCTTCTCGGTAACGCCCCGGAAGTGACCTCTCGTGACTCCCCAGGGACAGAGAGGTTGGCTCCAGGATAGCCCTGCCCCCAGATGCCAACGTCACTTCCGCCCTCATAATCTGCGACGTGGCCGGCTTCTTCTGCCCGTGAAAGGACGTCACTTCCGCCGAGTCCCTGACCTGCTGCTAGGATCGCGACAGGAACTGGAGCCCGAGGTCCCCGCGCGACCCGGGCCTGGCGCCCTGAGGGGAAGAGCCGCCCGGCCCGAGGTGAGAGGGACGTGCATGGGCGAGGGCAAGTTGAATGCACGAACCTGACGTGAGGGCAAGATGCCTCTGAACCCTGGGGAAGGATGAGGACACACCTGATGCCCAGGTGTATGGGGGGAGGGCGGAGACTCACACACCTGGGGAGACATAACTGACTTTGGAAGGGATCACCTACCTATGTACTGGGAAAAAGAGGCTTTTCCCAGAGGTTGTGAACTTATACCAAGTGATTCAACAAAGGCCTGAAGGGGGAGGGCCCGAGGAAGAGGAGGTGCAtgggatggaggaaggggagaCCCCCtgcaggaaagaggaagaaacactaaAGGAGTGTGAGAGGCCGAGCAGTGGAGAACATACCTGAATGGGGGTACACACCTGAGCCCTGGGAAAGGGGTTCATCTCCTGATGGGGAGAAACACCTGCATGGGCATATGCTTCTTGAGAGCACAGACTTTAtctctcttgttcactgctgtttcTCTATTGCCTCAAATAGTGCATGACACGTAGTAGGCACTCATTAAATGTCTGTTGAGtgagtgaatgcatgaatgatCACCGGAGTCCTGGTAGGATAGGGGGGTTCATGAGAACATGACCTCAGGTCAGGCACACCTGAGGCCTGGGTGTGCGTGTTACAAATATGCACCTTGGAGGGGAGAAACACATATACTTCAGGGAAGAGTAGTGGCCAAACCCCAGAACACTGAGGCCCTGGGACAACCTCCGAAATGGCAGGGGAGATCTTCCTCTTTGGAGTCCTGGCCAGTTTCCAGAACTGTCTGTGTTGGGCTTTGCAGGGTGCTGGGGTAGAGACTTTGACTCCAGTCCCTTCGCTAGCCATGACGGACGGGATCCTAGGGAAGGCAGCCACAATGGAGATCCCCATCCACGGGAATGGTGAAGCTGGGCAGCTTCCTGAGGATGATGGGCTGGAGCAGGTGCTTCTGTTTGATTCTTCATATTGTTTCACTTGAGGAATCCCAACTCATAAACCCTGAACCCTCGTCCCTATTCCAGTAGCCTTCCCCTAACTTACCTAATCTCCCTTCAATCTTTTTACAAATCTTTGTTCTGATTCTGTGCAGACTTCCCTTGTGTGCTCTCTCTATGATGCTTCAATCCAAGCTTGTTTTCACCCCCAAAATGCTTCAGCTGCCCCTATGTTCCTGAAGCCCCCCTCTTCTCTGGCCTATAGGACCTCCAGCAGGTGATGGTGTCAGGACCCAACCTCAATGAAACCAGCATTGTGTCTGGTGGCTATGGGGGCTCTGGTGATGGACTCATCCCCACAGGTATGAATGATCAGAACAGGACAGGAAGCTTGAGTGGAGAGGGGGAGAGTGGTGGTTCTAGGGAGCATAGAGTATGTCTAAGAAGGCTTGAATTATGTCTGGAGATCCTGGGAACCTCTGCTAGTATGAACCCTATGGAATCTCAGCCCAAGGCCAGCTCCCAGAGTTGTCCATCTGCTCCCACTTGTCATTTAGCCCCACTTGTCCTTTCTCTGCTGTCACCACCTAAGTCAAGCAAAGAACTCTgtttcccaggcctcccctgccTGCTCTGGAGCCTGAATCTGATTTGGAACTTTGTGAGGCTTCTCAGAGTTTTACTTTAGACTGTAACATTTAGAGGAACAAACAGCTCTGAATCTCACACTGACTAGTATCCACGTGGGAATGTCAGCCGGGTTTTCTGTTTGATGGACCCACTATCCCTGATCAGTCACCCCATACTCAGCCTATTTCCTGCTGTTTTCTCCACCCCTGTACACTAGCaactccctcttccctccttcttcaGTCCCCACCGCCACTTCAGAAGGAGGCCGGATGTATATTGGGTTTTGGCTCTCAGGGCACAATGTATGAGTTCCTCCTAGTGAGTAGGAGAATCTAATTGTCTCTAGGTTCTGCTCCTTCAGGGAAGTCATTTTCATGTGCTGGGAGGGAAGTATGGGCGGAACCACAGAGGTGTCTGATTGTATCTGAGAGAGGCTGGTGTCAGAGAACTTGGTCCTTTAGGGTCTGGCCGCCATCCATCTCACAATACCAACTCTGCTGGCCCTGGAGATGAGGTGGCTCGGGGCATCGCTGGAGAGAAGTTTGACATCGTCAAGAAATGGGGCATCAACACATATAAGGTGGGATTCAAgcacctctcccttcccccaaactcccctgGGTACCTTTTCCCCATCTTCCAGATCCTAATGTCCCATCTACGGCTGAGACTAGGAGCGTGGGGATGCTGGGGAAGGTACGTTTTGGGAGGACAGGGTGCTAGGGTCTCTGAACTATTCCCTCACTTCCCAATCAGTGTACAAAGCAGCTGTTGTCAGAGCGATTTGGCCGAGGCTCCCGGACTGTGGACCTGGAGCTAGAGCTGCAGATTGAGCTGCTGCGTGAGACGAAGCGCAAGTATGAGAGTGTCCTGCAGCTGGGCCGGGCACTGACAGCCCACCTCTACAGCCTGCTGCAGACCCAGCATGCACTAGGGGACGCCTTTGCTGACCTCAGCCAGAAGTCCCCAGAGCTTCAGGTGCCTCAGCCAGGCCTGAGAGGGTGGGGGGCTGGGCCCGGGCCCGCCAGGCAGTCAcccctcagcctccctccctcctgcagccCAGAGGGAGAACCCCTCCAGGGcgggcccagctctgcccccagcaGCACCCACCTGTGGAGGCAGGGGCTCGTACGGAGGTCCAGAAgttggagggggtggggcaggcggCACACCAGGTGCCTCACAAGTACCCCTCTCTGCATTGACAGGAATGCCTTCAGTGCTCAGCCTAATCGGAGCCCCTCCTTTGCCTGCTGCACTAGCTTTCCCTACTCCAGTTCTGTGAACTTCATCTGAGGCCCTCACTCCCACATTCCTGTCCCAGGCATCCCCAGGGCAGCCCCACTAACTTTCTGGCTAAGAGAGCCTTGCTGGAGGCAGTGCTGGGTTGTTCCACTTTCAATGGCTGGTTCCTCCcgggagaggaggggaaagaaggggCCCTACAGCCCCGACTGTTACTCAAGGCCTGTCCCTCCCTTCTGCCCTCAGGAGGAATTTGGCTACAATGCAGAGACGCAGAAGCTGCTGTGCAAGAATGGAGAGACGCTGCTAGGGGCTGTGAACTTCTTTGTCTCTAGCATCAACACGTTGGTAACCAAGACCATGGAAGACACACTCATGACTGTCAAACAGTATGAGGCTGCCAGGTGTGGGCACTGGCAGGGCCTAGGGTTTGGGACATTTGGCTGGCATGGGTGGAAGTTTGAGCTTTAGGGGCACAAGAattgagaaaagaaaggagagtaTGTGTGGAGGGCAAAGGGGTGGAGACCAGCCCATatcaccccctccccaggctggaaTACGATGCCTACCGGACAGACTTAGAGGAGCTGAGCCTAGGCCCCCGTGATGCAGGGATGCGCGGTCGACTTGAGAGTGCCCAGGCCACTTTCCAGGCCCATCGGGACAAATATGAGAAGCTGCGGGGAGATGTGGCCATCAAGCTCAAGTTCCTGGAAGAAAACAAGGTGCTAACCCCACCCCTTTGACCCAGCCCACCTTCCCATCTGTAACACTGAcctcacccccccccaaaaaaaaaccctccccaTTATTGGATGGGGAAATGCGGCCTGGCTAAGGAGTGGGATCTTCCCCAGCCCACTCAAGCCCTGGACCTTTCCCGTCACCCTCCCTCTGATCCCCTGAGGATTTGACTGCTGATCCCAAGAACATAACTGGGAAAAATCCACCCCTTAGGCTTGGGTGCCAGAACCTCTGGCCCTGCCAATCAGGTCAGGTTTCTCCTATCACACTGGCTTTTATCCTTTGGCTCCCTTGATGGAGGTCAGCCCCCACTCCAAAAGCACGATCAGAGCAGAGTCCATGTGCCCCTGGTCTGGGCTCAGGCTCACAGCCCCTCAGGAAGGGCGTCTGAGTCCAGTCTCAGCTGACCTTGCTGGCCCCCCAGATTAAGGTGATGCACAAGCAGCTGCTGCTCTTCCACAATGCCGTGTCAGCCTACTTCGCTGGGAACCAGAAACAGCTGGAGCAGACCCTGCAGCAGTTCAACATCAAGCTGCGGCCTCCAGGAGCTGAGAAGCCCTCCTGGCTGGAGGAGCAGTGAGCCACTCCAGCCCAACCTGGCTGTCAAGGACATTGGGAGGGGCAGTCCCAGGGTGGGGGAGATTTGGACATGGGACATCCCTTGCCACCTGCGCTCTGGCTTGGGCTCCCTTTCCCTGGCTGGGGCCTGACAGGAGGtctgcaggcccagcagctgctGCCCTGTCCTTTATCTTCCTGGCCACTGGGCTTCATTCCCAGATCTTTTCCTTCCACTCCACAGCCAAAGGCTATGACAAAAACCACTCCCTGGCCAATGGCATCACTCCTCAGGCCTATCCCAGTTCCTGGGGTGCGCCCCCTGACCAATGGCAGAGCCTCGAAAGGCCCTGTCAGCCAATGGCAGCTCTTCTTGGGCTCCCCTGGGCCAATGATGTTGCCTCCAATATCCTTTGTCCCTCCTCAATGCGTGCCCATTGCAGAGAAGGGGACTGGGACCAAAggggtggggatatggggagcCCCATTTCTGGCCCTGCATCTGAATGGGTCTCCCCTCACCTACCCACCCAGTTTAATTGTGCTTAGAGCCCTGGAAGATTGGGACCTAGCACTAGGAATAAACCTTTCATAAAAGCAGGCCCAGTGAGGTCAATTTGTGGGGGACTCTAGGAGGGTGGTCTGGGTAGAGAAACACTCAGTCTAATTACACACCAAAATCCTATCATTTCAGGAGAGCTGGGGCCAGATAGCTGAAGTCACAGGTTTCAGGAACAATCTGAGGGCctactctcctcccccagccccagtagGAGCCAAAGCTTTATTTGCCCTTTAGGCTAGCACCAAGATAGCAATGGATCTTAAAACACAGGGCCCAGAGCGGGTTGGGCCCACTGACCTCCATCATCCAATCATTcatacagcaaatatttactgagtgtttttatttgccaggcactgtgctagacccTGGCGAAACATCAGGGAATAAAACACGGTCCCTGCCCACAGTGCTTACAGCCTAGTGGGGGATGGAGGCAAGTAACTAGGCAACTACAATACAGTGATAAGTACTAGGATACAGAAATACAGAAGTACAGGGGGctatgggagcacagaggaggggcaTCTAGCCTAGATAGGTGGAGATGGGGATGTCAACTTGAAAGCTGAGACCTGAGGGTAACTAGAGGATAGCCAGGTAAAGAGTAGGGGGAAGATCTTCTTAGGCAAAGAGGCCAACATACGTGAAGGCCCTGAGTAGGAACAGGAAGGAATTCAGCTTGGGAAGAATGAAGGGGGAGTGGCTAGAGGATGACTCTAGAGGTAAGGTGGTAGACCATGCTGAGCCTCTTCAGGCTGCTTACGGACTTTTGCCCTTTGTTCAAAGGAGCTGTGAAGCCTTATCAGCAGACGTTTGACGACAGGGGAGTTTAGGACTGAGGAAAGAAGTCTTTGTGAGGCTTAAAATAGTGTTATACAGACCGGAGTTGCCTCATATTGAGTAGTCTCTTAGCCCTGGCCCCATATTCCAAAGCAAGGGTGAACCCTGTCTGAAGCTCATTCACAAGCACCACAGCACCTGCGCTGGGTGCCAGAACTGAGGCAGATTAGAAGTCAAGGCACTTCCCAGGGTCCCTGCTGCATCCCGGTGTCGAGCCCAAATCTGAACCTTGTGTGATGCAAGAAAGCTCCCCAACAGCACTTTGATTTACTCAGGGACCGGGTACCATCACCCTATGCTCCTTGACCAAGGAATGCTCCAGATTTTTTCAGCATTCTCCCCTACCTCTGGAAGGGCGCAGTTATCTGACTGGAGCTTCATTATAGAGTGGGGTGGCCCCTCACTTTAGGGCCACTGGGGCTTTTTCAACATGAAAGGTACTGAGGTTCCAAGTGACTGGAGGCAGGACCTGTAAGCAGAGCTCAAACCCTGGTTCCAGCACTTTCTGCCTGAGTGATCAGGGTTAATGTCTGGGGAGCCAAGGGCCCTCAGTTATTTCCGTTGCAAAACACGGCTAATAAAAGAAGCTACCTATTAAGATTATGTGTACTAAagaagataatatatgtaaagtgattCGTtatgtgtctggcacataataagcactcagtcCTTGTTAACGgttatactttttattattttccaccGGGGCTGCTTTTCCACAAGGTGATGATTCTGAGAATTGCTCTGGTCtttggagggtggaagggagtcGCTGGATGGTCTGAACCATAATTTCCTCGCGAGGGGGCTCCTGAGAGAGAGCCAGGCACCTTGAGCCAAGTTAAGTCCCCCATCTTTCTACCCCGTCAGCCCCTTCTCCCCAGAGCTCTGCGTACTGCCCTTCTACCCTGGGGCTCGTCCGCCGCCCAGAGATCCGTGCCGAGGCACAGGCGATCCCTGTCTCCCCCTGCTCAGCAGAGACCACAGTAGCATAGTCCATAGGAGCCCCCCCAGGAAAGCCTGGAAGGGCACCTCCAGGAGACAGCCCTTACCGGCTCCCAGAGTCCGAACACCCTGCTGTCCAGCTGCCTTTTCGTGACGGAGCGTCCGCCCAGTCCCTGAGACCCACTGCGCTGCCCTTTCCTGGAGCCGTCGGGAGCCAGAGGCAGCTGGCGGGGATCGAGGATCCGGGATCCGGGATCCTGCTCAAGGGTTCCCCAGCCCGACAGGGTAGGCAGCTCCTGCAGGAGCTTCGGGAGAGTTGGAGGAGCGGTGCGGGTGGGGTTGGGGCGGGCGGGGCCTCCGTGGCGGCGGGCGGGGCGTGGGTGGGTCTTCGGTCTCCGAgccgccccctcccccggctGGTCCgcagccccgccccggcccctccCTCCGGCCTGTGCGGCGGGTCCGGCGGCGGCGCCGGCGCGGGGACAGGCGGAGGCGCGGGACGTGGGGCGGCGCCGCGGGCAGAGCCGGGCGGACGGGCGCTGGCAGCAGCAGCGCCGCGGGCCCTTCGGAGTGGCCGCAGTCCGGGTCTTGGCCCTCCCATCCTGCCTCGCCGCGGTGAGTGCGACGGGCGGCCCCCAGGGGTGCGTTTGTATCCCTGTCTGCCCAGGTCCCGGTCCGGGTGCGAGCGGCGGTGTGTCTGTCCGAGTGTCTGTGGGTGAGGGCATAGATGCTTTTCAAAAGCTGTGCCTGTCTCTGTCCACGTGAGGCGTGTCCCTGTCCGTGAGAGCAGTGGGGGGATTCTTCGGGCTGTGGCTGCTCACGTGAGGTCCATGTTTGAGGGGGGAGGCGCGGGTGGATGGGTGATGCTTCCTTGGAGGAGCGCGGGGTTTGGGAGCTTGTGTATGTTGGCGGAGGGTGTCGAACGCTGCGGCCGAggatggtggggggtgggggagcgggTGGGGCTGCTGAGTGGGACTCTGGAATCTTGTGGCCCAGCTTGTCCGAGGGTTCCTTTCTCCCTGGTGCAGACACTTCCACCCTTTGCTACCCCCTCCCTCCTCGGGCACCTAGAGGCCCACCAGCGGGCATAGAGGACACCCTTTCCTCCTCTAGCACTGGCCTCTGGACAGGAAGCCGCATCCGGAGGCTGTTTCTTGTAGGAAAGGACCCTTCTGTTTCCCCTGCAGCCTGGGCCCCGCCTGGAGGACCCCAGGCTCCTCCC contains:
- the TIMM10B gene encoding mitochondrial import inner membrane translocase subunit Tim10 B; translated protein: MEQQQQQQQQQQLRNLRDFLLVYNRMTELCFQRCVPSLHHRALDAEEEACLHSCAGKLIHSNHRLMAAYVQLMPALVQRRIADYEAASSVPGVAAEQPETSPSGS
- the ARFIP2 gene encoding arfaptin-2 isoform X1 — its product is MTDGILGKAATMEIPIHGNGEAGQLPEDDGLEQDLQQVMVSGPNLNETSIVSGGYGGSGDGLIPTGSGRHPSHNTNSAGPGDEVARGIAGEKFDIVKKWGINTYKCTKQLLSERFGRGSRTVDLELELQIELLRETKRKYESVLQLGRALTAHLYSLLQTQHALGDAFADLSQKSPELQEEFGYNAETQKLLCKNGETLLGAVNFFVSSINTLVTKTMEDTLMTVKQYEAARLEYDAYRTDLEELSLGPRDAGMRGRLESAQATFQAHRDKYEKLRGDVAIKLKFLEENKIKVMHKQLLLFHNAVSAYFAGNQKQLEQTLQQFNIKLRPPGAEKPSWLEEQ
- the ARFIP2 gene encoding arfaptin-2 isoform X2, with product MVSGPNLNETSIVSGGYGGSGDGLIPTGSGRHPSHNTNSAGPGDEVARGIAGEKFDIVKKWGINTYKCTKQLLSERFGRGSRTVDLELELQIELLRETKRKYESVLQLGRALTAHLYSLLQTQHALGDAFADLSQKSPELQEEFGYNAETQKLLCKNGETLLGAVNFFVSSINTLVTKTMEDTLMTVKQYEAARLEYDAYRTDLEELSLGPRDAGMRGRLESAQATFQAHRDKYEKLRGDVAIKLKFLEENKIKVMHKQLLLFHNAVSAYFAGNQKQLEQTLQQFNIKLRPPGAEKPSWLEEQ
- the LOC117196382 gene encoding translation initiation factor IF-2-like, which produces MPSPTDTRTDTPPLAPGPGPGQTGIQTHPWGPPVALTAARQDGRAKTRTAATPKGPRRCCCQRPSARLCPRRRPTSRASACPRAGAAAGPAAQAGGRGRGGAADQPGEGAARRPKTHPRPARRHGGPARPNPTRTAPPTLPKLLQELPTLSGWGTLEQDPGSRILDPRQLPLAPDGSRKGQRSGSQGLGGRSVTKRQLDSRVFGLWEPEPPREEIMVQTIQRLPSTLQRPEQFSESSPCGKAAPVENNKKYNR